TTCAGTTCCGGATGCTGAATCTTTCTAAAGGCCCGGCGATGCACAGTCCGCGTGCGCAGGCCGACAAAAAAGCCTATCAGTTCAGCATGAAATGGAAAGTAGAACAGCAGGACCATCTGGCACTCAGGCAAGAGATTGTAAAAAGCCTGATGGTCGAACAGGGACGAATCACCGGAGTCCAGGTTCACGGCGAGGCTCTTTATCGTGCGAAGGCAGTCATCCTGACCACGGGCACTTTTCTGCAGGCGATCATGCATACGGGAGAGGCCAAGACCAAAGGGGGACGCGCCGGCGAAGGGACCACTGGAACATTGTCTGATAGCCTGGCCGAACTGGGATTTGAACTGCAGCGTTTTAAGACAGGAACGCCGGCACGGCTCAACGGCCGCACGATCGATTTTTCGGTTCTGGAAGAACAGCCCGGCGATGAAAATCCGCAGCCTTTTTCTTATATGACAGAGAAGATCAATCAGCCGCAGATGTCCTGTTTTTTGACAGAGACCAACGAGCACGTGCACCGGTTGATCAATGAAAATCTTCACCGCGCACCGATGTATTCCGGCCAGATCAATTCGACGGGCCCTCGGTATTGTCCTTCGATTGAAGACAAAGTCGTTCGCTTCTCAGAACGCAATTCGCATCAGATATTTCTGGAACCGGAAGGCCGTTATACCAACGAGTATTACTGCAATGGAATCTCCACCAGTCTGCCCCGTGATGTGCAGGATGAGATGATTCATTCCATTCGCGGACTGGAGAAAACGGAAATCATGCGCTACGGCTATGCCGTCGAATATGATTTTGCGACCCCCACTCAATTGAAGCCGACGTTAGAAACCAAGACTGTCGAAGGCTTGTACTTTGCCGGCCAGTTAAATGGGACTACAGGCTACGAAGAAGCCGCCGGCCAGGGACTGTTGGCCGGGCTGAATGCTGCTTTGAAGATTGCCGGTAAAGAAGATCTGGTTCTGGATCGTAATGAAGCCTACCTGGGCGTTCTGATTGATGATCTGGTGACCAAAGGCGTGGATGAGCCTTACCGCATGTTTACATCGCGGGCCGAATTTCGATTATTACTTCGGCAGGATAATGCAGATCGTCGAATGACGCCCATCGGTCGCCGCGTCGGTTCCGTGGGAGAGGAGCGATGGCAGAAGTATCAGGCGTATGAGGCAGAAATTGCTCAGATCATTGAGTTCATTCGCAGTACGCGTTATCAGGGAAATTCACTGGAAGAATGGCTCCGCCGTCAGGATATTGGTTGGAACGAGATTTGTGAATTCGCACCTGCTTTGAAAGCGCTTTCCCTCTCGGATCGGGCAATCCAGCAAACGCTGATTGAAGTGCAGTATGCGGGGTATATCCGCCGCCAGACAGCCGAGATCGAAAAGCAGAAAAATGTGGAAACACTGCACATACCTGACCATATCGATTATCAACTGGTACCGAACTTGCGCAATGAAGCCAAGGAAAAACTGAGTCGCGTCAAGCCACGGAATATCGGTCAGGCGGGTAGAATCAGCGGTTTGACCCCGGCTGATTTAACGGTGCTCGTGCTTTATTTAAACAGCGCCAGCCGAATAGCCACGTAATTCTTGCGTTTCTGGCACTCTCATTTTTCTTAACTCGCTGTGGTAAAAGTAGTTTTCGCCTGCGCGGATTGTTCCTGAGTCGCTGAAACCAGTGGTTTGAGGTGGAAATCAGTGAAGGTTGGATGATTGTAAGTGTATAATTCGTACATGTTTGTTTCAATAATTTGGTCAACGTGGCGAATGCGTGTTGACCATATCGTCAGAATAGATACAATCGGAGTTATTGATAATACTGGTAAAGTCAAGCGGTATTGAAAGTTTTGGCGTTTGTATCTATGTGGGATACTTGTGACGTCTGGAAAATCAGTAGCGTTTGGCAAGTAAACGGGCCACAGAACTGCACCTTGGAGGATGCGGTTTTTTATCACTTTACTTGTTTCCAGGTAAATAGATAAGAGGCTGATTATGGAGATGTCAGTTTCATGCAGCGAACTTGATGAACGGGTCATCGATTTCACTGCGCAGGGGCTCGGTTATTGCATGTTGTAATAGCCTTACAGCGCTTGGTCTTTCCCGCTTTACTAGGGCGGGTCTTCAAAGGATGGATGAGCAATATGAAAACGGTCTTTACCACAGGCGAAGCCGCAAAGATTTGCAAAGTGAGTCAACAAACGATTATTCGCTGTTTTGATTCTGGCCAATTAAAGGGATTTCGTGTACCCGGCTCTCGCTTTCGTAGAATTCCTCGAGATGTCTTATTCAAGTTTATGAAAGACAATGGGATTCCCACTGATGCACTGGAAAGTGGAAAACGCAAAGCTCTGATCGTGGACGACGATGAAGAACTTGTAGAATTGATCCGCGATGTCCTGGATGCAGATTCTCGATTTGAAATCCGCGTTGCTAACAACGGTTTTGATGCCGGGATGATGGTCAAAGAGTATCACCCTGATATTATTATTCTGGATGTGATGCTACCTGACATCAACGGAAAAGAAGTCTGTCAACGAGTCCGCAGCGATTCTTCCATGGATGATGTAAAAATTATTTGCATCAGTGGTATGGTTGAAGCAGACAAGATTGACGATTTAAAAGCCGCTGGTGCAAATGACTTCATGCAGAAACCGTTTGAAGTCGAGCAACTGGCAGATCGGGTCTGTACGCTTCTGAATTTGGAATCCGTTCACGCTACTGGTTGATTCCAAAATGAACAGTCATCAGTTTCATGACGGTCGGATTTTTTTCCGGTCGTCGTGGATGCTGTTTCAGGGAGTATCAGATGTCGAGCGAAACCGGTGCCCTCAGCTTGGATTTGCCGGACGCGTATTATAGACGTCTGTTTGCATTGATTCCTGCGCGCTCACTGGAATCAATTCTCAACGCTCTGTCCACAGTCTGGTGTGAAGCAACAGGCGCAGATGCGGCCTATATTGCCGTCTTGCATCGCCGGTCACATCAATTGACGGGCAGCATCCATCGGGCTTCGCAGAATAATACGGAATATTTCATTCTGGATTCGATTCAACCGGCGCACTCTGGTTCGGAGCGTGCGCAGGCTGTTGATATCTTTGCGCAGGGGAGATCGTTTACGCTGATTTCCCCCGTACCATTCGAATATTATGCGATTCCCTCTGATCAAGCTGACGTCGCGGGTGTGTGCCTGTTTTCTTCGTTACAACTCGCGGAAAAACAGCCTCTCATGACACAGCTGGTAGAGTTGAGTCAGCGTCTGCTGGCTCAAGTGCTGGAACAGAAACCAGCTTTGTTGTCGGATACTGATGCGAAGGGCACTCCCGATTCAGAAGGGGAAAAGAAGCCGCCCGCAGAACATCGTGTGATACCCAGTATTGATAAACTGGAAGCGATGGCAGAATTCGCAGCCGGTGCCGGGCATGAAATCAATAATCCCGTAGCGACGATTGTGGGGCGCGTGCAGATGTTGTTAAAGGATGAGACAGATCCGGAACGCAGGCAGTCTCTGTCAACAATCGGCGGCCAGGCTTATCGCGTGCGCGATATGATTGGGGATGCGATGCTGTTTGGCAGACCACCTGTTCCGAACCCGAGTTTGCTCAATCTACAGAAAACAGCACAAGAAGTTCTGATCAGTCTGAACGAAACGATTTCCCAGTCCGGAATTCAGATCACAGTTGAGATTCCCGAATCACATTCGATCTGGGCCGATGAAGTGCAGTGGAAAGTTGTGTTGAGTAATCTACTGTTGAATAGCCTGAATGTGCTGGAGTCCGGCGGTCAGGTTCGGATTATTTCAGAAGAGTTGACGACCGGTGCGAGTCAAAGCCTGCATTTACGTGTGACTGATGATGGTCCAGGTTTAACAGACCAGGAACGGGAGCATTTATTTGACCCCTTCTTTTCTGCGAGACAAGCGGGGCGGGGCTTAGGGTTTGGGTTGTCAAAGTGCTGGCGGATTGTGTCGCTTCACGGAGGATCGATTGAAGCGGAAACTAATCCTGATCGTGGCGTGACATTTCATCTGATCTGGCCTGCGGAAAATCCTGCAGAGAGTAAAAACAAGTGACTTTTTGAAAATCATCGCTTGCGGATCAGTCGGGGATCGGTTTCAATATACCCAGCAGGACGTCTGGCAAGTTGATTTTTCGCGAACAGAATTTGCTTTGCCCCTATATTTTATCGATCAAGCAGCCTGAGGGACGATGGCGGCGATTCATTCCTTTCTGATAATTCTGACCAGCTTTTTAGGGCAGGCCGAGAAAATTTCGGATGTGCCTCTTAAAAAAGAGCCGGCAAGATATGCGATCGAAGCACCCGATGTGGTTGTGGTCGGGGTCCCTGTCAGCAAAGTTACGATCCGTGCACTCAATGTCAATGGCTCACTGGATACGACGTTTTCCGGTCATCCTCAACAGATCATTGGTATCGATTTGTGGATTGATGAAGTTGATACCGCTTTGCCACCATTCAAAGACGGCATTCTGGAGCTAAAGACAGACTTGGCCAAGAATCAAAAAGTCTTTGTGACTTCCGATACGATCGTCGTGGATCCGGATATTCGTGGGGCGGGGGCGCTGGAAGTCTATCGGATTTCTCGCTGGTTAAGTTTGCTGCCTCCGATTGTGGCTGTTGTTCTGGCGGTCTGGTTTCGAAATATCATATTGGCACTGTTGGTCAGTATCTGGTGTGGGGCTGTAATTTTAGCCCACGGGAATCTGTTTCTGGGCTTTGTGCATACCCTGGATACGTTTGTCATTCATGAAATTGTCGAGCCGGGGAGTACCGACAATTCTCATATGATGATCATATTGTTTACGATGTTCCTCGGTGCGATGGTTGGTGTGATGTCCGTCGGTGGGGGAACGGCAGCATTAGTGAACCGGCTTTCGCAGTATGCGACAAAACGCGAGCACAGTCAGCTCATGACCTGGTTCCTGGGACTGGTTGTCTTTTTTGATGATTATGCGAATTCGTTGCTGGTCGGCAGTTCGATGCGGCCTTTAACAGATCGTATGAAAGTCTCCCGCGAGAAGCTTGCATTCCTGGTTGACTCGACCGCCGCTCCCGTTTCGGGGATTGCGATTATTTCGACCTGGGTGGGAGTGGAAATCGGTTACATTGCCGACTCCTATGCCAGCCTGGGGATGGCAGAAGATTACTACACCACGTTTTTATATAGTCTGCCTTACCGTTTTTATCCGCTGCAATTACTGGCGTTCGTCTGGCTGGTTGCCTATCTGGGACACGATTTTGGTCCGATGTTGAAGGCCGAAGTGCGTACGATTGCCTTTAATCAGGTCATGCGGCCCGGGCGTTTCAATATTGTCGAAGCCGAATCGAGTGCAGAAAAAGGAGAGCTGGCTCACCGCCAGTTATTGCGGAATGCGTTGATTCCGTTATCTGTGTTGCTGGGGCTGGCAATGATCGGTCTGTGGTGGACGGGGACGATTGAAATCGAGCGTCTGAACCTGGAGCGTTTGCATCAAGGCGAATTGTTACTGGAGAAGAATTTACGGACGATTTTAGAGCATGCCTCACCCAATCGGGTCTTACTGATTTCTTCTTTTCTGGCTTCGATTGCTGCTGTTGCCAGTTGTAGCTTTTCCAAGTCGCTTTCACTGAATGAATGTGTCGAAGCCTGGTCAGTCGGTGCCAAAAGTATGTTTCTGGCAATTCTGATTCTGGTTTTGGCCTGGTCGGTGGCCACGGTTTGTGATGAGGACCATCTGAATACGGCAGGGGTTCTTGTTGAAATGCTCTCGGGGCATCTCTCTCCGAACTGGATGCCGACGATTACTTTTCTGCTGGCGGCAGCCGTGAGTTTTGCCACAGGGAGTTCCTGGTCTACGATGGGGCTTATAATGCCTTTATCAATTTCCGTCACCTATAGCTTGCTGGTCCCATTGAACGAAGCTGAGCCCAATCATCATCTGATGTTGGGGACCATTGGCGGCGTTCTGGCGGGAGCTATTTTTGGGGATCATTGTTCGCCCATCTCCGATACGACGGTGCTTTCATCGGCAGCGTCCGGGTCGGATCACCTGGATCACGTTCTCACACAAATGCCGTATGCAATGACTGTTGCCGTCGTTTCTGTTGTGTTCGGGTATATTCCGGTCGGTTTCGGCATTCAACCGTATATTCTTTTGCCGGTCGGTTTGATTGTCTTGTTTCTGATCCTGCAGTTTTATGGGCGTTCGGCGGAAGCGGAAGCGGAAGCGATTCTGGAGGCCGGGGTGACTGCTGAGGAATATAATCGTTCTAATGGTGGGGAGAGTGAGGAAAAAGATATAACCGATAAAGTTGATCCAGCATCCGAAGATCAGAAAGAGTCTGCAGAAGAGCCGGTAGAAGAGGCTTGAAACTGTGTTGTATCACGGATTTGTATGCTATAATTTCCCTATACTCCGTAAACTGGCAACTTGTTTGTTTTAATGTATAGGTGTCCCCCAGAATGCAGCCCCAGCAAAAACTCAGTGGAATTTTTACCCCGAATCTGGTTCCCTACGATTCCAAAGGCGAAATTAACGAGCCGGAATTACGACGCTACATCGATTGGCTCATTGAAAAAGGGGTTCACGGGCTTTATCCCAACGGTTCTACCGGCGAATTTACCCGTTTTACTCCCGAGGAACGGCGTCGGATTGTGGCGATCATTGCTGATCAGACCAAGGGGCGTGTGCCGATTTTAGCGGGAGCGGCGGAAGCCAACGTTCGCGAAACCATTAAAGCGTGCGAGTACTATCATGGCCTGGGCATTCGGGCCGTGGCGATTGTGGCTCCCTTTTATTACAAGCTGAGCCCCGCTTCGGTTTATGCCTATTTTAAGGAAATTGGCGATAATACTCCGATCGATGTGACCCTGTATAACATTCCGATGTTTGCCAGCCCGATCGATGTACCTACAATTCAGCGCCTTTCCGAAGAATGCGAAAAGATCGTGGCGATCAAAGATTCATCGGGAGATATCCCGAATATGATTCGTATGATTCAAGCCGTGCGTCCGAACCGTCCTGATTTTTCATTTCTGACCGGTTGGGATGCCGCTTTGATGCCGCTGCTGTTGAGCGGGGCTGATGGGGGAACGAATGCCAGTTCGGGAGTGGTTCCTGAACTGACGCGGAAGCTCTACGATTTGACGATGTCGGCTCAACTGGATGAAGCCCGCCGAGTGCAATATGACTTGTTGACTCTGTTTGACACGATGATTTACTCAGCCGAGTTTCCGGAAGGATTCCGGGCTGCTGTTGAACTGCGTGGTTTTCAAATGGGGCAGGGGCGACAACCGATTACCTCAGAGCAACAGACAGATATTTCCACATTAAGTCGAACGCTGCAGTGCATGTTGTCCCAACACGGCTTTACGAATGAGCCGATCGGCGGCTGTGCTACCGGAATCACGGAAGAGCTGGGCAGCAATGACGTGTCACAAATTGTGCAACACGTCGTTGCCGAACTCAACCGTCGGAATCTGATTTAGCCGATCATCAAAGTTTACGCTTCGAGTTGACCGCGGTAGTAGTCTGCGCCGGTTGTCAGTGCATCGTCCAGTTTGTCAGGATCTTTACCGCCGGCTTCTGCCATGTCAGGGCGCCCACCACCTCCGCCGCCGACCACTTTGGCGGCGGCTTTGACGCAATCGCCGGCTTTGAGGCCCTGTTTGACCAGGTCCTTGTTGACGGCTGCCATCAGGGCGACTTTGCCGTCAATCACCGTACCCAGGATGAGAGCGACCTGCTTGCCTTTTTTACGCAGAAGGTCTGCCAGTTCTCGCAGTTGATCGCGGGAAGCGTCCTGTGCATGGTAAGAGACGATTTTGACATCGTTGACTGTGGGTGCGCGTTCCAGCAGCTCCTCTGCGGTGCCCGACAGTGACTTGCTGGAATACTTCAAGAGTTGTTTTTTGGTGTCCCGTAATTCATCCTGAAGCTGCGCGATTCGCTGAGGCAGTTCATCGGGCCGGGGCACTTTAAGTTGTGCGGCAATTTCCTGAACCAGTTTCTCCGTGTTTCTGGTTTTCTCCAGGGCTTTGGAGCCGGTTAATGCGTGGATCCGGCGTACCCCTTTGGCGACGGGTTCTTCATTCACGATTTTGCAGAGTCCGACCTGTCCGGTGTTGGAGAGGTGGGTTCCCCCGCACAATTCAATACTGAAATCTCCCATTTGAACTACACGCACATTATCGGGATATTTTTCACCGAACAATGCCATTGCACCAAGATCACGGGCTTTCTGCAGTTTCATCAGTTCGGTACTGACAGTAGCGCCTTCGGAAATACGCTGATTGATGATGTCTTCAATCTGGCTGAGTTCTTTGGGAGTGAGTGCTTTGCTATGGGAGAAGTCAAAGCGAAGTGTGTCTTCTTCTACTTTGGAGCCCCGTTGCATGGCGTTTTCTCCCAGCACCGTTCGCAGTGCATGATGCAGCAGGTGGGTTGCCGAGTGAGCACGCTGGATGCCGGCGCGCCGTGTTTCAACTACCGTTGCTTTGAGAGTTTGTCCCAGATTGAGCTGGCCTTCTAACAGGTGGCCCAGATGCAGAGTCAATCCCCCATTTTTCTGGGTGTTGATAACTTCAAATTTGACTCCGTCTGCTTCCATGAAACCAGTATCGCCTACCTGACCGCCGGCTTCTGCATAGAAGGGGGTTTCGTCAAGGACGATAGCAACGGGGTGGGCGTGCCCTTTTTCCACGACGGACTCGACCAGACGGTCTTCTGCGATAATTCCAACGACTTTTCCTTCGGCTTCTGTGGTTTCGTAACCTTTGAAGATGGTATCGCTGGTTGTTTTATGCAGTGCTGTGAGCGGACCTTCTGACATCACCGAGTTTGCAAAGGCGTTTCTGCCGCTATCTTTCTGATGTCGATCCATCAGGGTATTGAATTCATTGCGATTCACGGCAATATTATTTTTGGCAGCCAGGGCTTCAGTCAGTTCAATCAAAAATCCGTCTGTCTGGTGTAGATCGAAAGCGTCTTCGCCCGAAATTTCGGACTTGCCTTCCTGTTCTGCTTTCTTCAGGAACCCAGCGAAACGGGTGAGTCCTTTTTCAATGACGTCCAGAAACTGTTCTTCTTCGTCTTTGATTGTGTTCTGAACATTTTTAACTGTTTTGACGATGTCCGGGTAGGGCGTTTTCATAATTTCAACGACCGCAGGTACCAGCTGATACAGGAAGGGTTCATTTTTACCAAGCAGATAACCTTCGAGAAGCGCGCGTCTGAGTAATTGACGTACGACATAGCTTTCTTTGAGACTGCCGGGATTGACCCCTTCATGGATACTGAAAGTAATGGCGCGGACATGGTCAGAGATACGACGAATGGGGCGTCCTTCGGGGGCTTCAAACTTGTAGGACGTGCCGACGGTATCAGCAGCTGCCAGGCAGAGTTGTTTGAGCGTATCGATTTCAAAGTTACTGGGGACTCCCTGCAGAACCGATGCGGTTCGTTCGAGCCCCATGCCGGTATCAATGTTTTGTTTTGGGAGTGGCTTCAGGTTATCGGGTGGATCTCCCACGCGGTTGAATTGCGTGAAGACCAGGTTCCAGATTTCGACGTTGTCCTTGCCGCCATTGGGGTGATAGAAAATTTCACTACACGGGCCACAGACGCCATCCGGGCCTAACGAAGGTGCGCCGGCGGGCCAGAAGTTTTCGTGTTCATTTTCACGGCTGATGCGATTGGCGGGGAGCTTGATTTCGTCGTGCCAGATATTGTAGGCTTCGTCATCTTCTTTGTAGACGGTGACCGACAGCAGGCTTGGATCGAGACCCAGCCATTTTTTATCGGTCAGATATTCCCAGGCCCAGTGAATGGCTTCGCGTTTGAAATAATCTCCGAACGAGAAGTTACCCAGCATTTCAAAAAACGTGTGATGATAGGCGGTGACGCCGACATTCTGAATATCACCCGTACGGAGACACATCTGGCACGTTGTGGCGCGCGTGAATTCGAGTTTGCCCACACCCAGGAACTGATCTTTAAACTGGTTCATCCCGGCGGGGGTAAATAACACGCTGGGGTCATCGCGTGGAACCAGGACATCGGATGGTCTTCTGACACAACCTTTTTCTTCAAAGAAGGAAAGATAACTCTCGCGAAGTTCGTCTGTTTTCATTGTTTTTTGATTGCTTCTTGGGGAGAAAGGATCACCTTTCGGCCATCCAAAAGTTGTAATGTTACTGGTGAATCGTTTACCTTTTGTATTTCCCGGTAAAACGATTCCGGCATCCTGACCATCTGGTTATTAATATGGCTGATAAAGTTTCCCTCTTTGAGGCCAGCCTGTTGTGCAGGGCTTTCCGGAGCGACATGCGTCACGACGACCGCAGGTGGGTAACTGAACGGACTGAAGGTAAATTTCTTGCGCGCCGTAGGATAATCAACTCTAAGTCCGCGCCAGAGAGGGTGCTGAAACTGAGTTTGAACAATTCCCTCATCATCCGCCACTGGCCATTTTCCTAGTTTCACTGTCAGAGTCAACTCATGCGGTTTTTTTCCTCTCAAGATTTGGAGCTTTACTTCCTTTCCCGCGCCTGCCTTGCCTACTTCCCGCATCAAGTCGAAATCACGGGTCAGTTTTTGTCCGTCGATCGAGAGAATCAGGTCGCCTGGCAGCATGCCGGCGATTTGGGCAGGGGAGTACTGTTTGACGCTTTCGGCTTTCACATAATAGGGCTCTTGCAGCACGGAATTCCGTGCGAAGAGATGCCTTGCCTGATTTTGTTCAATGGTCCGGGGATAGATACCTAAAAAACCGTATTCGGCTTCCATGCCCGCGGCAAGTCGGTTGATAATCCGCAGGGTTGCTTTGTCAATCGGAATGGCATAGCCCGTCGACTTTTCATAACCCTCTAATGCGGCGAGAGAGGTGGTTACGCCGATTAGATTTCCATCAAGGTCCAGTAAGGCACCGCCACTGGTACCGAGGTCGAGGTGTGTGTCGACCTGTAATAATGTTCCAAAGTGGTGCAGCGTTTCTTCTTTATCCAGTTCCTGATTTAAAAAATTTTTGAAGACCGGCACCGGGTAACGATGAAAATTGCTGACGATTCCCCAACTTGCACTGGGTGAGCCATCACGGGCGATGGCATAGGGATTTCCCAAGGCAATCACAAACTGGCCTTTGCGAATTGCTTCGGTGCTTCCGTATTTGATGGGATTGAGAGAGCGAGGGCTATTACTGGAAAGTCCTTTAGCTGGTGTGAGGACAGCCAGATCACTGCGCGGATCCGCGGCGATCAGTTCTGCATAAAATCCCTGTCGGTTGGCGGCGTGCACATAAATTCGATTTTCCGAAATGGCTTTCTGCCCTGCAACCGGTCCGCCCTCTGTGAGATGGTAGTTTGTCAGTATCAATACCCGATTCTGTTTTGTCGGGTCTGGAATGAGAATTCCTGCTCCAAATTCATTGGGGATAAAATTCAGGTTTTTCGGATCTTGCGATAAATTTAATCCCTGATTCGGATCCAGACCGAAGGGGGCGGGAATCCGCGATTGAATCTGTTGGCGTTTCGTTTTGATTTTTGAAATGGCGACGACCGACTGCTCCGATTTTTCAATAGCTCGTACCAGTTGCTGTTGAACGGCAAAGGCTATGGCCCGGGCATCCGGTTGTTGCGCATAGAGTAGCTGGGTTTGGAAAGAGAGCAGTATATACAGCCCGATCAGGAATGCGATGAATGGCACGACATGACTGCGAGCAAATTGTAATGGTTGAGCATTGAACATGCATTGACCTGGATTGAATCAAAGGGAAATGTATCTGCGATACAGGTGAACTTGTTTCAAGTCAGCCCGACGTTGCTGATTTCTGATTTTACTCTGTTTTTGGGTATAACCCAATGCAAAACGACCTTGAATACCACTTCTGGCATCAAGGTCGTTTATGCGTCTACTGATGAATGAGTTGCGTTTACTGGACGTTAACGAAATCAGGCTTCGACCGCTTCCGGCTGGGAAGAGGGAACAAGCCCTTTTGCTTCCAGAACTTTCTGTTTGATTTCCTGGCAGATATCAGGGTTCTCTTCCAGCACGACCTTGGAACGGTCGCGACCTTGTCCGAGACGTGTTTCTCCGTAGCTGAACCAGCTTCCGGCCTTTTTGACAATTTTATTTTCGACGGCAAGATCCAGCAGGTCCAGTTCAAAGTTAATTCCGCCCGTCGTGAGCATATCGAATTCGGCGATGCGGAACGGAGGGGCGATCTTATTTTTGACGATCTTGGCTTTCATACGAATGCCGGTAACCGTATCGCCGTCTTTCAGAGTCGCGATGCGGCGGACATCGACACGAACTGAGCTGTAAAACTTCAGGGCACGACCGCCGGGCGTCGTTTCGGGGCTGCCGAACATGACGCCAATTTTCTCACGAATCTGATTGATGAAAATCACAGTCGTTTTCGATTTGGAAATCGCGCCGGTTAACTTTCGCATGGCTTGACTCATCATGCGCGCCTGTAGACCAACGTGTGTATCGCCGATCTCACCATCCAGTTCAGCTTTCGGAACCAGAGCGGCAACCGAGTCCACGACAATGACGTCAACGGAATTCGATTTGATCAGCATTTCGGCAATCTGCAGTCCTTCTTCACCATAGGTGGGTTGGCTGACCAGAAGTTCCGAAATGTTAACGCCGAGTTTCTTGGCCCAGACGGGATCCAGTGCATGCTCGGCATCGATAAAGGCGGCGATGCCCCCTTCTTTTTGGGCATTGGCAATCACATGTAATGCGAGCGTGGTTTTCCCACTCGATTCAGGGCCGTACAGCTCAATGATACGACCGCGGGGAAAGCCTTTGCCGCCCAGTGCCAGGTCGAGTGAGAGCGCGCCGCTGGCAATCGAGGGAACGGCCTGGGCGTTATCGCCCGTCAGTTTCATGATAGCGCCTTTGCCGAACGCCTGCTCAATTTGTCCCAGAGCGTTGGTGAGCATTCCTTCGGAGTCACCAGAGCCGTTATTCTTAGTGGGAGGGGGAGTTGCAGCTCGTTTTGATCGTGCTTTTGCAGCCATTGAGGTCTTCCTTCAATAATATGGCATTTGCCCCGCAAATGAGTTCGAGTTCGTCAGGCGAAGCAAGTGCCTAATTTATCGAGAATTGCGGGGACGCTATTATTGAACGCCGTCTCGACCCATGGATTCTAAAAGAAGTATCTATTGTGAACTAATATATACTAGTTAGTTTTTCTTCTGCCACAATAGAAAACATGAGACATTTTTATCTGTCGGCAATTATTTCAGAATTTCCCCAGTCTGAAAAGGAATAAATGGAGGGAAAGCTTTGAAAATTCACAATAAGCTCAGTCAGAGCCGGACTGGGTTTCTTTTTCAATCAGCATGCCCAGATACGACGTGCGGATGGGATGAGTCATTCCCAGATAAGCAGCCAGTTCAATGATGGCATTATCTGCTTCCTGGAGTTCCGACTCTTCTGCCAGGAGCTCTATTTCTGCAAACAGGCCCAGTCCTTCGACTTCATCGATGGTGATTTCAAAGGCGCGCTGCTGATGCTGACAGGTAAAGGGAGTCCGCCGTTTGCGGACACTTCTCAAAGGATGAAATCCCAGTAGCTCCAGCATTTCAGTCAGTTGTTCGAAGGCAGACTGGCCGGATTCAAATGCCAGCTCGATTTCTTTGCGTATTTTGCTGACCGTGTTCCGCTTGGGACCTTTATAGGTGACCCGATTCTCAGAGCCGATGCGGCGGATGCGAAAGGCTTCGTCCGTTTCAGCAAAATTTCGTACGGGGTG
This window of the Gimesia fumaroli genome carries:
- a CDS encoding dihydrodipicolinate synthase family protein, translating into MQPQQKLSGIFTPNLVPYDSKGEINEPELRRYIDWLIEKGVHGLYPNGSTGEFTRFTPEERRRIVAIIADQTKGRVPILAGAAEANVRETIKACEYYHGLGIRAVAIVAPFYYKLSPASVYAYFKEIGDNTPIDVTLYNIPMFASPIDVPTIQRLSEECEKIVAIKDSSGDIPNMIRMIQAVRPNRPDFSFLTGWDAALMPLLLSGADGGTNASSGVVPELTRKLYDLTMSAQLDEARRVQYDLLTLFDTMIYSAEFPEGFRAAVELRGFQMGQGRQPITSEQQTDISTLSRTLQCMLSQHGFTNEPIGGCATGITEELGSNDVSQIVQHVVAELNRRNLI
- the alaS gene encoding alanine--tRNA ligase; the protein is MKTDELRESYLSFFEEKGCVRRPSDVLVPRDDPSVLFTPAGMNQFKDQFLGVGKLEFTRATTCQMCLRTGDIQNVGVTAYHHTFFEMLGNFSFGDYFKREAIHWAWEYLTDKKWLGLDPSLLSVTVYKEDDEAYNIWHDEIKLPANRISRENEHENFWPAGAPSLGPDGVCGPCSEIFYHPNGGKDNVEIWNLVFTQFNRVGDPPDNLKPLPKQNIDTGMGLERTASVLQGVPSNFEIDTLKQLCLAAADTVGTSYKFEAPEGRPIRRISDHVRAITFSIHEGVNPGSLKESYVVRQLLRRALLEGYLLGKNEPFLYQLVPAVVEIMKTPYPDIVKTVKNVQNTIKDEEEQFLDVIEKGLTRFAGFLKKAEQEGKSEISGEDAFDLHQTDGFLIELTEALAAKNNIAVNRNEFNTLMDRHQKDSGRNAFANSVMSEGPLTALHKTTSDTIFKGYETTEAEGKVVGIIAEDRLVESVVEKGHAHPVAIVLDETPFYAEAGGQVGDTGFMEADGVKFEVINTQKNGGLTLHLGHLLEGQLNLGQTLKATVVETRRAGIQRAHSATHLLHHALRTVLGENAMQRGSKVEEDTLRFDFSHSKALTPKELSQIEDIINQRISEGATVSTELMKLQKARDLGAMALFGEKYPDNVRVVQMGDFSIELCGGTHLSNTGQVGLCKIVNEEPVAKGVRRIHALTGSKALEKTRNTEKLVQEIAAQLKVPRPDELPQRIAQLQDELRDTKKQLLKYSSKSLSGTAEELLERAPTVNDVKIVSYHAQDASRDQLRELADLLRKKGKQVALILGTVIDGKVALMAAVNKDLVKQGLKAGDCVKAAAKVVGGGGGGRPDMAEAGGKDPDKLDDALTTGADYYRGQLEA
- a CDS encoding trypsin-like peptidase domain-containing protein, with the protein product MFNAQPLQFARSHVVPFIAFLIGLYILLSFQTQLLYAQQPDARAIAFAVQQQLVRAIEKSEQSVVAISKIKTKRQQIQSRIPAPFGLDPNQGLNLSQDPKNLNFIPNEFGAGILIPDPTKQNRVLILTNYHLTEGGPVAGQKAISENRIYVHAANRQGFYAELIAADPRSDLAVLTPAKGLSSNSPRSLNPIKYGSTEAIRKGQFVIALGNPYAIARDGSPSASWGIVSNFHRYPVPVFKNFLNQELDKEETLHHFGTLLQVDTHLDLGTSGGALLDLDGNLIGVTTSLAALEGYEKSTGYAIPIDKATLRIINRLAAGMEAEYGFLGIYPRTIEQNQARHLFARNSVLQEPYYVKAESVKQYSPAQIAGMLPGDLILSIDGQKLTRDFDLMREVGKAGAGKEVKLQILRGKKPHELTLTVKLGKWPVADDEGIVQTQFQHPLWRGLRVDYPTARKKFTFSPFSYPPAVVVTHVAPESPAQQAGLKEGNFISHINNQMVRMPESFYREIQKVNDSPVTLQLLDGRKVILSPQEAIKKQ
- the recA gene encoding recombinase RecA, yielding MAAKARSKRAATPPPTKNNGSGDSEGMLTNALGQIEQAFGKGAIMKLTGDNAQAVPSIASGALSLDLALGGKGFPRGRIIELYGPESSGKTTLALHVIANAQKEGGIAAFIDAEHALDPVWAKKLGVNISELLVSQPTYGEEGLQIAEMLIKSNSVDVIVVDSVAALVPKAELDGEIGDTHVGLQARMMSQAMRKLTGAISKSKTTVIFINQIREKIGVMFGSPETTPGGRALKFYSSVRVDVRRIATLKDGDTVTGIRMKAKIVKNKIAPPFRIAEFDMLTTGGINFELDLLDLAVENKIVKKAGSWFSYGETRLGQGRDRSKVVLEENPDICQEIKQKVLEAKGLVPSSQPEAVEA